DNA from Toxoplasma gondii ME49 chromosome X, whole genome shotgun sequence:
CCGTTCCAGTGCTGTGTGGTGCGTTTCTCGAGGAAACGATGCGCAGTGATAAGTTCAAATGAACACGAGCCAGCTGTTGTAGAGTTCCTTGTCTTGAAAGAAATCACATTTTCTAGGCGAGTCGTAGGTAACCAGCGAGACGCGCTCGAGGTGCACTGTTCGCACCACGATCTTCGTGTAGTTCGATGCCTTGTCCCTCTATATCAGTATAGAGAAAGCGGCACAAAGAAGTTAGTTGCAACTCCGTACAAGGCAGACAGGAAGGACACGCCGATCCGATCTCGACCGTGTATTTTAACTGCGTCAGTTTGGGGAGACAGTGCCTTTCTTGCTTTCGCGGTTCGTGTGTCGGCCGCCGAGCAGGTGAGCGCGAGTGTGACAAAGCAAACCGAGAACGTCAACCTGTTGGAAAGGGAGATGTTTTGCTTCGGTCCTGACTTCGCACAAACACAGTTAATCCGACGAATGGCTTTCTCACGCGTCGTTCCTCAGTGCCCTTTTTCACCCCCCTTTGCGAACCTAGACTCCCGTAACTTTGGCCTGTCGTGGTAAGGGATGCAGttgcaaaagagagagatattCTGCAGAGATCACGATGATTACAGTCCGCATGACCGGGCGACTGAACCGAGCCCCAGAATCGTAGAATGTCTTGCAAGGACCAAGTCCTGTAGTTGAACACCGGTTTCATTGAACGGTTTCTTCTGCCACCTTCACCCAGTTCTCGAGAAGGAGCAACGCTGGCACTCAGGTAACTAGGTCCGACATTTCTCTGgtgcgcctgtctccgagaGAGTCAGGACTTTTGTGTGGCGGAAAGTCGCTTCGCCAAGAGACCGCGCGCCTCCCTTTTGCGACGAAGTTCCCCCCGCAACTGTGTGCAGAGAACCCAGAAAACTGACTTGAGATCGTGGTGTTTTTGCCCTTAATGGGATGTAGAGATGCAGCGATGCCTGTGTTACACAGTAGCCCGTTCCGAGGACCTCGCCGCCTTTTTTTTGCCGAGGGTCTGCCGAACTCCATCGCGCTCAGTGACAACGCAAGGCTAGGGGACTGCCATCAAATCGTaacctctgcttttctttgaCGAGATAACGTCCCGGCAGCCCTTCCGAACCCCTCAACACGAAAATCGCACCTCAGCGTAGGCAACTGCTCGCGTCGAATGCGTCAATCTGGCGTTCAACCTTCAGTGAGTGACGTATCAGAGAAATGGGCATGGATTTCGCGCCTCTAGGATACTGAGGCGATTGCACACCGTTTTCGCGCCCTCTGGGGGAAGCGCTCAAAACGGAAGAGCTCCTCTCCACAAGTCGCCGAGTCTGAATGGACCGTCTCGTCGCGAGTCTGAAGGCGGGTGTTTCCGCTAGCTGGCCGCGGGAAATGGGCCGAGCATAGCACGGCGCAGTTCCCGGCTTGGCAGgctttctcgctctgcgcGTTGTTTGCGGATGGTTCATTCGGGAACCCCCTCGGCGCCTCAGTAGAGATTTTCCCTCCTTTCGGGTACTCGTTCATCTCCAGGTTGCCTCCCTTTCAAAGGTTCCACGTTGCTTCACTCCCCACGCGCAGAGAAGTTACTTCCCCGCGAGGCGCGACAGCCAGGTAGTCACCCGCGAGCATCGAACCGTTTCCTGCAAGACCTCTCGACCAACATGGCGAGTCTCCTCCAGAGTCTTCACCGCCTCACCTTCTGGCTCGTCGGTAGGCTTTTGCCGGGGAAAACGGGGCTTTTGTGGCGGGGAAGGAGTGGAAAATCCCGGGCGCCGCCGCCGTCGCTTCGAGTGccgctctttttttctcgacagcACACCGGAACACACACGCAAGGGGCGTCGCCGTCTGGTGGCGGTTCTTCTGACCCTGGAAAAAACCGCGCCTCGCCTCAGTCTTTTACTTCTTCCTCACTCCGACAGAGGGAGGAATTccggaggagaaaagaatgACGGTCGCGCGTGCTTAACCAGTTGTTGTTTGCGGTCAGCCTGCGTGGTCCCGCGAGTTGCCGGGAGTGGCCGCGAGTCAAGAAAAAGCTGGAAAAAGGCGCTGCGTCTGTGTGCGCGGGGGGAAGTACTTTTTTCGCGATGTTTAAAGTAGACTTTGCGCCGGATCGGAAGCTCATCACACTTCACTGCGTGCCCTTTTTGTCACTTTGCTCTTTTCAGGAGGAACGGACACGACACCACCCCCGGTTCCTGTGCCTGCCAAGTTCCAACCTCTCCTGGGAGAGGTTCTCGTGTTCCTGAACTTGCGTAAGTGAATCTGCCGTTGAGCTCGGACAACAACAGAGACGGATTAAGAACCCAGCTGAGTTGAAAAACGGAGTGTCGCTGTTGGCCCCATACAGCTGTCGCAAGGCGCTCAAACACTGGCGTCAAAGGAAAGCGCGTATTTGTTTAGGTTTCCCGTTCTTCGCAGAGACTGTGGCGTGGGTCACCGGGGACTCGTGTATCCTCGGGAAGGCGGAATTTTCTTTGTCCGGCTCGTGCGTATCTGCGCGTTCGTCACTGCTGAAACCTCTACACCGTGAAAGTGAAAGTATTCCTCCCCAGCTCGTGCGTATTTTGTATTTTCGCGCAGGCGGCACTGTGCCAAGCGACTGGACCCGCGAGCAGATCATGAGCTACGTGGACAGTTCAGTTACAGACAAGGAACTCCAGGCGCATGCAATCAAGTTTCTGAAGGAAACTGGCAGACTCCGTGCGGATGCGAAGTTcacgacgacgaagacggtGTCAACGGATGTCGGGGCAGCTACGGGAGACTTCGAGAGCGGCATGTAGGTTGCACTCAACCTGAGCGCCAGACTGTGCAGGTTAGGTAcgcctcgtttcctccaAAGGAATTTCGACGGAGTTCGGACACGAGAGTGCAGgcgcctttcctcctcccCAACTCCCGATCGATGCTGGAGTTGAGGTTAGTTTGAGTCCCCGTTCACGGCGGGCGGGGGAACCGTTGGGGAGCATTGGTCTGAAGCACGGTCATGtcgcgaaggaagaaggttTTCGTTAGTAGCCTCACTTTCGTTTTAGAGGAGAGATTCTCAGCGCGTGCTGTCGCGAATAGGGAAAGGTGTAACATGTGAACACAGGTATTTTCCGTTGGCTGGTGCTTGCTCAGCTCCGGCTGGCAGGACAGGCCTCATGGTATGAAAACTCGAGAACGAATTGACTTCTCAGTTTAAAACAGGTTTTATTCAACAAGGAGAAGTCTGTCGAACTGCAGGCAGATCGCTTCCACGAAAGCAACGGTGTGAACGGTTGTAGCTTCTACGAAAACACGGTCACCGGGTGTCTGCAGGCAGACACCAACGTCTGTCGCGACATCGCCCCAAAAAACGCGGGGAGTTCAAGTCCTGTAGAGGTCACAATTACACATAAAcgcggcgcctctgcacCAGCATCGGTTAGACTTCTTTTTAACCTCCTTAGGGTTACAAAGACTGTACCTAGTTTACACAACACAGGCTGCAGGAAAGATTTCACTGGAACGTGAGATACTCACCCATTTAGGCTCGTTAGTGTGGAATAGCACAGCTTATAGTAATCGAGAAGAGGGTATCAGGTGCCATTGGATGAATCCTCATGCATGTGGCTTTTGCTCCGAGGTTAGAAGGAAACTGCAAGCACGATTTCAATCCCTGCAAGGTCAGAAAACCACGAAGTTTTTTATGACTGCTAAACACAGCATCCCGCTGGGCGGCTTAAGACAGTGATCCTTAGAACTTGCTGAGTTCTTGTACGATAAGTATATCAGAGCGTTACCAGCTACGGTGTGTAGCATTTCGTGAGCTCCTTGACTTGCAGTGTCTATCTGTATCGGTCCTGATTTTCACTTGCTGCCTATCTAGAAGATCCAGATTGAAGAAAAGTCGAGAGTCTCTTGTTCTGCGCAACTGGTGCAAACCTGCAGTATTCAACAGCAGCAGGGCCGCCACAAGAAATCCAGTTTTTGATGGTCGTCCCGGATAGAGTTCTCTCTATCGAGTAACACAACTGGGATCGCTGCAAAAAGAATTCGTGGAGAACACCCGTAACTCGGTCCTTTTCGTCGAAAAAACGAACTGTGTTTTCTGACTCTACACACCAAGGGACATGCACTGTTCGGACCCTGCAAACTGGACGCGTGTGTCACCGACTAAGAAGAAGCTACATGCAGCGAGTTGTTGAGTGCGTTCACGTCTCCATAGAGTCCTGCAGAGCagcagggaagagaggaaaacacagcACAGGTCTGCTGAAAGCCATCGACCTGGCAAGCGCTTGAGCAGTTTAGATATTTTCGGACGCTTCGAGCGGTTTCGAGCAAGACGTGGTGATAAAACATGCGATCCCTCTAATTACGAAAAGgcttctcgccctctgtGCTGCGTAATCCGCTGAGATGCAGAAAACAACTAGAAGGGCGCCTGGTTCCTCCTTGAAACTCCAGTGAAATATGAAGAAAGCCGCAAACACCACGGATGTCCTGTTAGGTCGTCCGGGAGACGCCAGAAGTCTCGCCCGAACACACGCACAGAAGCTGCGTGCGATGCCGTGGAAAAATCTCACTTGCGTTTCCCCCTTGTGTTTTCATCTGCGCCGTTAGGAaaaagtgcgttttcttgaCTGCGAATACTTGCTGTGTGTGGCATCACCTCGCTGCGAACATACTGCGAACATACAAGCGGCTACTCCGTTCCTCAGTCGACGTCGAGAACGACAGGATTCGCACAGAGTTGTTCGCGGTCTCCTTTTGAGCGCGAAAGGGCGGTACGTCAATCGGTTCAAACTCGGATGCATTCATAATCATAATACATATGTCTATACATCGCAAAAAAGTGTACACCATTTTCCCGGTTCTCTAAAAGGTGGTGTTTTCTACTACGTGTGCGTTGTATGGTCCACTACAAATATGCCTCTATGAAGTGCAATAAATTGGCTTCGATCCCCCCTTCGAAGATCTGCAGCAAATCCGCATTTCGCGTTCAGGGAATGCTGCCAACCTGGGCTCGGCGCGGCTCTTGGATTCCCTGTCGCTGTCGGGACGCCCTGCCTTCCAGAGGACTTTCGCCACTCCAGGACTTCCTGAACAGCGCCTCTCTGAGTGCTGCTTCATCGACCCTTAGTTGCGAAGAGAGCTCTTCGTGGAGACCGAACTCCTGTCGGCGACGCCGTACTCACGTTTCTAGTCTTTGCAGGACACTCGAAGAATGGAGGGCTCTGCATGCTGTTTGCCTGTTTCCACTTTGAATCAAGCAGACCTTTGTCTGCAGCTGGCACCATTGCATTCAGGAGCACACTGGTCAATTCGCAGACTTTGTCGTTCACAGCAGTGGAACTCACAAGGACAAACCGCCGACCGCGAAGACACAGTCGAGAAAAGGTCGTGTGAGTCGGCGCGGAGACTTGTCGCATGCACGGCGGCGGGCTGGCGGTTCCGAGAGAGCGCCGGCAGACACAGTGACACGGTGACTTGCAGAGCTGTGCCTTTGGCTTGTCACTGAAGAACGAGAGTCCTTTAGAAGTTGGGGAAAACACAGGAAATCTAACGACTGGCCTCGCGAACTGTGCAGATAGCGACACAGGCCTCAGCGTTCCCTGCCCGCATGCACATGACACGGAGGGCGGCGCGCGTCACTCCTGTGTTAAAATAGGTCTTTTGCGGCCTGAAAATCATCGTGACCTACCCGCTCTGAACACATTTGAGGCATTTTTTGACACTTTACATCTTGGGATATTTGCAACTgtgcgaagcagagaggtaGCCGCTGTGTCATCAAGACACCTGTGAGTCGGTTTCACGATGCCTTGCGGACAGTCGAACGCGTTTTTATGTCGTGCTGAGGAGCCAGTCTTGCCGCCCCGACGTTTTCCTTCCGGTTTTCTGTAgcgcctcggcgtctctcacTTTTCCGCGAGGGTCTCAGCCGACACTGACGCCGTTCCTGTCGGCTTCGTTGTGACGGCCGCAGGGACCCGCCGCTCGCAGGGCGATAAGCCATCCACAGATTTTCTGTTTTCGtccccttctctgcctttccctcccgccctcgctctttcttGTCCGACGTCTTCTGCGATTTTCCAGAAGCCCGTTTTCGACTTTCGACGCGGTGCTCCACAAAGCCGCCGTCTCTCCGACCAGCCACTTGCCGAGCTgctgcggtgtacatacacccggtGAGCTGGAGCCAGGAGTCTCTTGGCGACGGGTCCCTTCCACTTTGTGCAGAATTTTGGACTGGAGCGTTCCGCCTTTTGCTCTGTTTCCTGGAGACGCACGAGGCGGCTCTGCTTTCCCTGCCTCATGTCGCCGAGACTGCTGGCTGTTCGCGTTCCGACAGAGGTTCCTCGCTCCCCCCCAACTTCAAGATGAGTTCCCTGTCGAGCACTTCGCCGCCAGGAGAGCTGGAGAACAGCGAGGCGGTGTCTCCGGCGCATGCGCTGTCGGCACGGAGAGACCAGGCCTCTGCCTCGAAACCAGGACgagggggagagacgccgacgcTCGGCTCTCAAGCGAACAAGAGAGCCAGCCGGTCCGCGTCGTCGCACGAAGttcagagggagagagcggTGGTCTGGAACGGTCCCGAGGCTCGGCGCTACGAAGCCGAAGTGCTCGCCGTTCTCCACAGCTTCGACAAAGCGAAGGAATGGGCAGACTTGAACAATTGCCTCCAGAAGCTtctgcgcgtcttctccccaccaactgtctcctcctttgccttctcttccgcccCAACTGcccccttcttccccttcatCCCTCACAAAGCAGTCGTCGCCAAGCGCCTCGCCCAGTGCCTCAATCCGCTGCTGCCTTCAGGCGTCCATACACGGGCTCTCGAGACGTACGCGGCCATCTTCGAGCGCATCGGCCCCGACGGCTTGTCGCGCGACCTCGCCACATACAGTGCTGGccttctgcccttcttccaAGGCAGCGCGACTCACGTCAAaccgttcttcctcgacctcATCAACGCGTACTACTTGCCTCTCGGTGAGAAACGGGAACCCGCGAGCGGCCACgggctgtctgtacaccgggGGCAtgtcctcctttctcccgagacatgtctcctcctcgctccACCTGCCTCAGtccctgctctctctgtttcgtcgtccctctgcgtccttctctgtcgatgCGGCTCGTCTTCGCAAACCGTGCGTCCTTCTCGACGAACGCGAAGGCAGTTGCCCCGCCTCCCAGTTGCCCTGGCAGTGAGACGAAGCTCGCTGGCGTTCTCAACGCGTTCTCAACGCGTTCTCAACGTATTGTCAACTTTCCCTCAGTCTGCAGTGAACTTAGCAGCGTCGAGGCTGCCTGCAGTATTGATAGACGCCTCGAGGTCTCAGGTCGCCATTCTGTTCCACAGCCATCGAGGCGGACAGACCGCCGAACATCCCTGCCAGTAACTAGTTAGTAACTGGTTTGAATCGAATCAACTTCTTGATGGAGCTCCTTGTGTACTCGACATGCTGCATCTCTCTACGTATAAGGTCTGTACCTGTAAATCATATTCTGTATACGGTAAAAAAGTACACACATAAAGTAACGACTGCTCTCGCTCACCGCTGCTTTCGCGCCCTCCTGCCAAGCGGGCctgtgctctctctctttctctatctgtctcctcgcgtccGCCTTCACCATTCGCTAAACAGGAACAGGGCGCCTGGCCTCCCCTGGAGCCTTGATGCGTGCTGACGCTCATCTCTGATAAGGACGTATCAGAATACAGTCCTGTGTTCGGAGAAGATTCGGAAGActcctcgcgttttcttttcccgcTTAGAGGGTCTCTCCTTTGCAGgttcttgcctcttcttttcgtctcggcTTGTCTTCGCCgttgtttttcgttctctgtctcctcctcttcgcgcacgctctctctgctttctttccttttatgcattttcgccttctcccttttccctgctctctgtccctctccctctcctctttcctccacttcttctcgtctctccgcgcCTCGTTGTATGCTTTCTTCATCGCATGCGtcgtctgctcttctctgcaggaaCGCACTTGACGCCTTGTCTCTCGGGCTTGCTGGTCTCGATGTTGCCGGGTCTGGACGACGACAAGGCCCCCGCGTTCGGCTACGTCTCCTCCACGCTCTGGAGACTCCGGGACTGCGTCGGAGAGCGCACATTCGTCGCAGCTCTGTGGCTCGCGCTGCGCCGCGCCAGTCGCGTTCGgctcgccgctctctcgcttctcggcCAACTCCTGACGCCTGCGCTCCCTGCGCTCCACGACTCGgtgagagggaagaaaaagagaagcgaggaaagaaaagaaaatgatgaagaagacaagagatgAGGGGGAGGCACtatggagaagagagacgacgacaTCGGAGATGAGCCTGAGAGCGTAAGGGCGATCGTGTGTCGAGACGCATTTTCTTGACAATTTTCTTGACACCGGTATCTCCTTTGGATTTCCGCGCGTCTTGGCTGAAGAGTCGCCTGCATACACGCACGGACTGGCCACAAGACGCTGTGCAACTGTGAGGAATGTGTAGCCTCCCCCCCTTGGAGACCGCTTTTTCTGACTCTGtggtttctttctcgccctcCGCGTTGTTTCAGACATACCTGTCTCGTTTTGTCAAGCTTTCCGACTCCTTCTCACCTCTGTGCTCCACGTCTCGGTTCGTCAGCTCTGTTCTTCGCCGGTGTTTTCACGGTTGTTGCATGCTCTGCagttctttcgtctctcttcaggAACGCATTGCCACCCTGTTGCCGGACCGCGAAGAACTCGTCGTCGGGGCTCTGGAGGCAACGTTCGAAGATCAAAGCGCCCTGGTCAAGCGACAGCTGCTCGACCTTCTCATCGCGAACTTCCCGTTCGACCAGTCGCTGCTCTCGAGGAAAGAAATGGTCAGACAAAAAATCCTTCTTCCCGTCTCCTCCACGATCCCGAAAAAAGCGCCCGTCCACCCACTCAGTCACTCCGTAGAAACGAACACACTCTGCAACTGGGCAAAAAaactacatatatataaagatatgTCTGTTagctacatatatatatacatatatatatatacatatgtatgtatatatgtatgtatatatgtatatatatatatatatatatatgtataaatgtgtGTATGGGCAAGGGCACACCTCTCCACTGATGTACGCGCACGGAGATCTatttttgcatgcgtctgttgATGCATTGAGGCGCAGCCATCTGTTTTTCTAGAGACCTGTCCGTGTGAAGTCGCTCTTTTTGCGCAGCTTTTGATGTTTTTCTGTGGCAGCTGTGTGTGTCGTCTGTGTatcgagcgagagacagaggagtgTGAGATCTTCAgtcgtttgcatgcgttgtgtTCTCGCCATTCTTCTCaggttcgccttcttcgagcAGCTCTCCGCGTCCTGCCCCTACGCGAGTGGTCGCTCACGCGCCGGTTCATCCAGTGGATCACTCGGCACCCCGATGGCATTCTGGACGTTGTCgacctctcctttctctccgagCGCGTGAGTATtc
Protein-coding regions in this window:
- a CDS encoding hypothetical protein (encoded by transcript TGME49_214220) codes for the protein MAFSRVVPQCPFSPPFANLDSRNFGLSCPSEPLNTKIAPQRRQLLASNASIWRSTFSCLPFKGSTLLHSPRAEKLLPREARQPGSHPRASNRFLQDLSTNMASLLQSLHRLTFWLVGGTDTTPPPVPVPAKFQPLLGEVLVFLNLRGTVPSDWTREQIMSYVDSSVTDKELQAHAIKFLKETGRLRADAKFTTTKTVSTDVGAATGDFESGM